A window from Fragaria vesca subsp. vesca linkage group LG5, FraVesHawaii_1.0, whole genome shotgun sequence encodes these proteins:
- the LOC101296955 gene encoding flavonoid 3',5'-hydroxylase-like, protein MGSSQSSNHDKDENLTAILTLLFMVFTLLWYYWIWKKPSRNPTPPLPPGPRGLPLLGYLPFLGADLHVEFTDMAKVYGPIYKLQLGTKLCIVVSSPELVKQVVRDYDTTFANRDPTIAALIASNGGTDIAFGSYGPYWRKLRKMFASQMLSKTNLDDCYALRKEEMHKSIGQVYHDKIGTPTDLAQFAFSTSINTTMRMLWGATLQGEKGGDFGEEYRKVAAEMIDLLAKPNISDYFPALARFDIQGIERQAKKVQSKIDKILTCAIEEKMKKLASAENNNRKDFLQFLLENTNTPEDGSLSLTVQQLKGTLTDIVVGGTDTTATVVEWVLAELMQHPEEMIKVQEELTQIVGLNNLVEEFHLPDLHHLDAVIKETFRLHPVLPLLVPRCPTQSTTIGGYYIPKGSTVFLNAWAIQRDPSVWEAPLEFRPQRFLNPSNKFDYLGNKFQFLPFGSGRRICPGISLAERMLIYVLASFLHSFDWKLPNDEKLDLSDKFGLVTRKKTPLTAVPTARLSNLELYA, encoded by the exons ATGGGGTCATCACAGTCTAGCAATCATGACAAAGATGAAAACCTTACAGCAATTCTCACACTTTTGTTCATGGTGTTTACTCTGCTCTGGTACTACTGGATTTGGAAGAAACCGAGCAGAAACCCTACACCTCCATTGCCACCAGGACCTCGTGGCCTGCCGCTACTCGGATACCTTCCATTTCTTGGTGCAGATCTTCACGTAGAATTCACAGACATGGCAAAGGTTTATGGCCCAATTTACAAACTCCAACTTGGCACCAAGTTGTGCATTGTGGTCAGCTCACCTGAGCTAGTGAAACAAGTGGTTCGTGACTATGACACAACATTTGCAAACCGTGATCCTACAATTGCTGCTCTGATTGCCTCAAATGGAGGAACCGACATCGCGTTTGGATCCTACGGTCCATATTGGAGGAAGCTGCGCAAGATGTTTGCGAGTCAGATGCTAAGCAAAACCAATCTTGATGATTGTTATGCTCTGAGAAAAGAGGAGATGCACAAGTCGATCGGTCAGGTTTATCATGACAAAATTGGAACCCCAACTGACTTGGCCCAGTTTGCATTTTCCACATCAATCAACACAACCATGCGTATGCTATGGGGTGCCACTCTACAAGGAGAGAAGGGGGGTGACTTTGGGGAAGAGTATAGAAAAGTTGCGGCAGAAATGATAGACCTACTCGCAAAACCAAACATCTCGGACTACTTTCCTGCGCTTGCAAGGTTTGACATACAAGGAATAGAGAGGCAAGCAAAGAAAGTTCAATCCAAGATTGACAAGATTCTAACTTGTGCCATAGAAGAAAAGATGAAGAAGCTGGCCTCAGCTGAGAACAATAACAGGAAGGACTTTCTGCAGTTCCTCTTGGAGAACACTAACACTCCTGAAGATGGTTCACTATCCCTTACGGTGCAACAACTGAAGGGCACGCTCACG GATATTGTGGTGGGTGGAACTGACACTACGGCAACAGTAGTGGAATGGGTTCTGGCTGAGCTGATGCAGCACCCAGAAGAAATGATAAAAGTTCAAGAAGAACTAACACAAATTGTGGGGTTGAACAACTTGGTTGAAGAGTTTCATTTGCCTGACTTACATCACTTAGATGCTGTGATCAAGGAGACGTTTCGCTTGCACCCTGTACTCCCCCTTTTAGTGCCCCGGTGTCCAACCCAATCTACCACCATTGGTGGCTATTACATACCAAAAGGTTCCACTGTTTTTCTGAATGCTTGGGCCATACAGAGAGATCCAAGTGTTTGGGAAGCTCCCTTGGAATTTAGACCCCAGAGATTCCTAAATCCTAGCAATAAGTTTGATTACTTGGGTAATAAGTTTCAGTTTCTTCCATTTGGTTCAGGGAGAAGAATTTGTCCTGGGATTTCCTTAGCAGAGAGGATGCTAATCTATGTATTGGCTTCATTCTTGCATTCGTTCGATTGGAAATTGCCTAATGACGAAAAGCTTGACCTCTCAGACAAATTTGGACTTGTGACAAGGAAGAAGACTCCACTTACTGCTGTACCAACAGCCAGGTTATCCAATTTGGAGCTCTATGCTTAA
- the LOC101311194 gene encoding cytochrome P450 93A1-like — translation MWSSWGDASNEKDENLRAILLALLAMMLATLWFLWSRKKCSKNPIPPLPPGPIGLPLLGYLPFLGTDLHHELTDLARVYGPIYKLRLGSKLCVVISSPTLLKEMVRDHDIVFANHVPITAALVGSYGERDIAFGPYGPDWRRLRMVFVSKMLSKTNLDDSYALRREEVHKSIGHIYDRIGTPIDLGKLAFDTATNNVMRMLWGGTILKGEKAAEAGAEFRKAVTGTMELLGKPNVSDFFPALSIFDIQGIEREAKKLISVTDKILDSAIQQRMNYTLAEGERKDFLQFLLEYHNHEDSALSITMQQLKAVLTDIVVGGTETTTAMVEWVMAELIQHPDEMKKVQEELTQVVGLDNLVEEFHLPKLHHLDAVVKETLRLHPALPLLVPRRPSDSATIGGYTIPKGTTVFMNAYAIHRDPSHWDNPLEFRPQRFMDPSNKFDYLGNKFQYVPFGCGRRICAGLLLAERMLTFELASFLHSFEWRLPDDAKLDLSEKYGLVVKKMTPLFAIPTPRLSRLELYT, via the exons ATGTGGTCATCGTGGGGGGATGCTAGCAATGAGAAAGATGAAAATCTCAGAGCAATACTTCTTGCCCTTTTAGCTATGATGTTAGCTACTTTGTGGTTCCTGTGGTCTAGGAAAAAGTGCTCAAAGAATCCAATACCTCCATTGCCACCAGGCCCTATAGGTTTGCCACTACTCGGATACCTTCCCTTCTTAGGCACCGACCTTCACCATGAACTCACCGATCTAGCAAGGGTTTATGGCCCTATTTACAAACTGCGCCTCGGAAGCAAATTATGTGTTGTGATCAGTTCCCCAACACTACTGAAGGAAATGGTTCGTGATCATGACATTGTGTTTGCTAACCATGTTCCTATCACAGCTGCACTAGTTGGCTCATATGGAGAAAGGGACATAGCATTTGGACCCTATGGTCCAGATTGGAGGCGGCTGCGCATGGTGTTTGTGAGTAAGATGCTGAGCAAAACCAACCTTGATGATAGCTATGCTCTGAGAAGAGAAGAGGTTCACAAGTCAATTGGTCATATTTATGACAGGATTGGCACTCCAATCGATTTGGGGAAGTTAGCCTTTGACACTGCAACTAACAACGTCATGCGCATGTTATGGGGTGGAACGATACTAAAAGGAGAAAAGGCAGCTGAAGCTGGAGCTGAGTTTCGAAAAGCAGTGACTGGAACAATGGAGCTACTTGGAAAACCAAATGTTTCAGACTTTTTCCCTGCACTTTCCATCTTTGATATACAAGGAATTGAGAGGGAAGCGAAAAAGCTCATTTCGGTGACAGACAAGATACTTGATTCGGCCATACAACAACGGATGAATTATACCTTAGCCGAAGGTGAAAGGAAAGACTTTCTGCAATTCCTCTTGGAATATCATAATCATGAAGATAGCGCACTATCGATTACAATGCAACAACTAAAGGCAGTTCTCACG GACATTGTGGTAGGAGGAACTGAGACCACGACAGCAATGGTGGAATGGGTAATGGCTGAGCTGATTCAGCATCCAGATGAAATGAAGAAAGTTCAAGAAGAACTGACACAAGTTGTGGGGCTGGACAATTTAGTTGAAGAGTTTCATTTGCCGAAATTGCATCACTTAGATGCTGTGGTCAAGGAGACATTGCGATTGCACCCTGCACTGCCTCTTCTAGTGCCCCGCCGTCCAAGCGATTCTGCCACCATTGGTGGCTATACCATACCGAAAGGTACGACTGTTTTCATGAATGCTTATGCCATACATAGAGACCCTAGTCATTGGGACAACCCCTTGGAGTTTAGACCCCAGAGGTTCATGGATCCTAGCAACAAGTTTGATTACTTGGGCAATAAGTTTCAGTATGTTCCATTTGGCTGCGGGAGAAGAATATGCGCAGGACTTCTTTTGGCTGAGAGGATGTTAACCTTTGAGTTAGCTTCGTTCCTGCATTCATTCGAGTGGCGATTGCCCGATGACGCAAAACTTGACCTGTCGGAAAAATATGGGCTCGTGGTGAAGAAGATGACTCCATTATTTGCCATTCCAACACCAAGGTTATCGAGATTGGAGCTCTATACTTAA
- the LOC101297536 gene encoding peroxisome biogenesis factor 10-like isoform 1, giving the protein MHASFLRRTRILSYFFEMKNQCCSDGQYTSLVYDACRDAFGHLLGTARVAVAYQNEL; this is encoded by the exons ATGCATGCTTCGTTTCTCCGCCGAACTAGAATCCTTTCCTATTTCTTTGAGATGAAAAATCAGTGTTGCTCGGACGGCCAGTACACCTCCTTGGTGTACGACGCTTGCCGTGACGCCTTCGGCCACCTCTTGG GTACAGCAAGAGTTGCTGTGGCTTACCAGAACGAGCTCTAA
- the LOC101311482 gene encoding flavonoid 3'-monooxygenase-like, with the protein MWDAGSELKHEALTIFLIIMAPVSFWFLRTWNKHSRNPKQAPLPPGPHGVPLLGYLPFLGTNLHHQFTDLSTVYGPIYKLQLGTKLGIVVSSPSLVKEVVRDQDTIFAYRDLTVAARILSHGGSDIVFGTYGPDWRRLRKVLVSQMLSKTNLDGCYALRKEEVVKSISHIFSDKIGTPIDLGQLAFSTTINITMLMLWGGTLQGEERSDDVGSEFRKVVEEMIELLEKPNISDFFPALSRFDLQGIGSRAKKLLSVTENIFDSAIKALMNKAPNERVLENDKKGFLQFLLENNNDQDSATSLTLQQMKALLMDIVVGGTDTTAITVEWTMSELLQNPDEMRKVQEELTEIVGMNNLVEDFHLPKLRYLDAVIKETSRLHPAGTLLPPRCPSQSTTVGGYHIPKGSRVFLNVWSIHRDPSVWDNPLEFRPGRFLNTDPNNSFDYLGNKFQYLPFGSGRRICAGIPLAERMLIYVLASLLHSFEWRLPEDTKVDFSDRFGFVTKKVTPLIAIPTPRLSELKLYA; encoded by the exons ATGTGGGATGCTGGCAGTGAGCTGAAACATGAAGCTCTCACGATCTTCCTCATTATCATGGCACCTGTAAGTTTCTGGTTCCTCCGGACTTGGAATAAGCACTCGAGGAACCCGAAACAAGCTCCATTGCCACCAGGCCCTCATGGTGTTCCACTACTTGGTTACCTTCCGTTTTTAGGTACCAATCTTCACCACCAGTTCACAGACTTGTCAACGGTTTATGGCCCCATTTACAAGCTCCAACTCGGTACCAAACTAGGCATTGTGGTTAGCTCACCATCGCTTGTGAAAGAAGTGGTTCGTGACCAAGACACAATATTTGCCTACCGAGACCTTACTGTCGCAGCACGAATTCTCTCACATGGAGGATCCGATATAGTCTTTGGAACCTACGGTCCAGATTGGAGGAGGTTGCGCAAGGTGCTCGTGAGCCAAATGCTAAGCAAAACCAACCTTGACGGTTGCTATGCTCTGAGAAAAGAAGAGGTTGTCAAGTCAATTAGTCATATTTTTAGTGACAAAATTGGGACCCCAATCGATTTGGGGCAGTTAGCATTTTCGACAACAATCAACATAACCATGCTCATGTTATGGGGTGGGACTCTACAAGGAGAGGAGAGATCTGATGATGTTGGATCCGAGTTTAGAAAGGTGGTGGAAGAAATGATCGAGTTACTTGAGAAACCAAACATCTCGGACTTTTTCCCTGCGCTTTCTAGGTTTGATCTACAGGGAATTGGGAGTCGAGCAAAGAAGCTTCTGTCAGTTACGGAAAACATTTTTGATTCGGCCATCAAAGCGCTGATGAATAAGGCTCCAAATGAGCGAGTGCTAGAAAATGATAAGAAGGGCTTTCTGCAGTTCCTCTTGGAGAACAATAATGATCAAGATAGTGCAACATCGCTTACACTGCAACAAATGAAGGCCTTACTCATG GACATTGTGGTGGGAGGAACCGACACCACAGCAATAACTGTAGAATGGACAATGTCTGAGCTTTTGCAGAATCCAGATGAAATGAGAAAAGTCCAAGAAGAACTAACCGAAATTGTGGGGATGAACAACTTGGTTGAAGACTTCCATTTACCGAAATTGCGATATTTGGATGCTGTCATTAAGGAAACCTCCCGATTGCACCCAGCCGGGACACTTCTACCACCGCGCTGTCCAAGCCAATCCACCACTGTTGGTGGCTATCACATTCCCAAAGGTTCCAGGGTTTTTCTGAATGTTTGGTCCATTCATAGAGACCCTAGCGTTTGGGACAATCCCTTGGAATTTAGACCAGGGAGGTTCCTAAACACCGACCCTAACAACAGCTTTGATTACTTGGGCAATAAATTTCAGTATCTTCCATTTGGTTCTGGCAGAAGAATATGTGCTGGAATTCCCTTGGCAGAGAGGATGTTAATCTATGTTTTGGCTTCATTGTTGCATTCATTCGAGTGGAGGTTGCCTGAGGATACAAAGGTTGACTTTTCGGACAGATTCGGGTTTGTGACTAAGAAGGTGACTCCATTGATTGCCATACCAACACCCAGGTTATCTGAATTGAAGCTCTATGCTTAG
- the LOC101310611 gene encoding pleiotropic drug resistance protein 1-like — translation MNFMISQEQEGKPISEPPSGDGATAAKESSPTMTTWGAIERLPTYSRTRRGILHGQCQEEEDVQCREIDVKKNLGLPERKTLLERLVNIVEHDNAKFLLKIKDRMNRVGLEFPTTEVRFEHLNVEAEAYVGSRASSTMFNFSINMLEGFLNYFHILQSKKRPFPILHDVSGIIKPRRMTLLLGPPGSGKTTLLLALAGKLGKANLKLSGRVTYNGVETDEFVSERTSAYVSQHDLHIPELTVRETLAFAARCQGVGSRYEMLVEVLRREKAANIMPDLDLDLYMKAAALEGQETNIVTDFILKVLGLEECADIMVGDEMTRGISGGEKKRLTTGEMLVGPERVLLMDEISNGLDSSTTFQIVKSLQQYVHILNGTAFIALLQPAPETYDLFDDIILLSDGYIVYQGPRENVLEFFEYMGFKCPERKGVADFLQEVTSRKDQEQYWAHVDRPYTFVTTKEFSEAMQLFHIGRKLDDELSIPFNKSEGHPAALSTKKYGVSKKELFKACMARQILLTKRNSFVYIFKLVQLIIVAVTTMSLFFHTVMDRNTVADGEIYMGALFYTLLAIMLNGFAELHMTVTRLPVFYKQRDHLFYPAWAYSLPTWMIRIPITFVDVFIWMIITYYSVGYDPSIERFFKQFILLLCVSQMANGLFRLIGALGRNITISNTFGFGALLLVLGLGGFILSKDDMKKWWLWGYWLSPFTYGLNAIAVNEFLGKSWKDVPANSPEALGVMVLKYQGIVPEARFYWIGVVALIGFILLLNFIFTLALQYLDPIEKPQAILSNEASSTTDNIRVSSNPTMQHGMVLPFQPLSLTFEEIRYAVDMPKEMKDQSKTEDRLELLKSVSGAFRPGVLTALMGVSGAGKTTLMDVLAGRKTSGYIEGSITLSGYAKKQETFARIAGYCEQTDIHSPHVTVYESLVYSAWLRLPREVDSPTRNMFIEEIMELVEMTSISDRLVGFPGVNGLSTEQRKRLTIAVELVANPSIIFMDEPTSGLDARAAAIVMRTVRNTVDTGRTVVCTIHQPSIDIFDAFDEMLLLKRGGEEIYVGPLGHHAYQMIEYFQGISGVSKIKYGYNPATWMLEVTSPAQEASLGVDFAKIYKDSEMFRKNKALIKELSSPAPDSKDLYFPTRYSQSFFTQCMACLWKQCVSYWRHPQYTAVRLIFTAMMAVLLGSFFWDLGSKREKQRDLLSAMGSMYAAVLFIGIQNSLSVQPVVGVEKLVSYRERAAGMYSAFPFAFGQAVIEIPYALIQSIIYGIIVYSMIGFEWTVSKFFYYLMFMYLTFLYFTFHGMMIVAITPNNTISAVVSSAFYPLWNVISGYLIPKTRIPIWWRWFYWVSPTSWSLYGLFGSQFGGLMDTLDDSGETIDHFTRTYFGYRKDFLGVVVAVLVGFSAFFIFIFAFAIKKLNFQKR, via the exons ATGAACTTCATGATCAGCCAAGAACAAGAAGGAAAGCCAATCTCCGAGCCTCCTTCCGGCGACGGAGCCACCGCCGCTAAGGAGTCGAGTCCGACAATGACGACATGGGGTGCCATTGAGAGACTGCCTACGTATTCACGCACAAGGAGAGGCATTCTACACGGTCAATGTCAGGAGGAGGAGGACGTTCAATGCAGAGAGATTGATGTAAAGAAGAATCTTGGACTACCAGAGAGGAAGACTTTGTTGGAGAGGCTAGTGAATATTGTTGAGCATGATAATGCCAAGTTCTTGCTCAAGATCAAGGATCGCATGAATAG AGTTGGACTTGAATTTCCAACAACTGAAGTGCGGTTTGAGCATTTAAATGTTGAAGCAGAAGCTTATGTAGGAAGCAGGGCATCATCTACAATGTTCAACTTCTCGATTAATATGTTGGAG GGATTCCTGAATTATTTTCACATTCTTCAAAGTAAAAAAAGACCTTTTCCAATCCTTCATGATGTAAGTGGGATTATCAAACCAAGAAG AATGACACTCCTTTTAGGCCCCCCTGGCTCTGGAAAGACGACTTTACTATTGGCATTGGCTGGAAAACTCGGTAAAGCCAATCTGAAA TTATCGGGGAGAGTTACATACAATGGAGTGGAGACGGATGAGTTTGTGTCAGAGAGGACATCAGCTTATGTCAGTCAACATGATCTCCACATACCAGAATTGACAGTGAGAGAAACACTGGCTTTTGCAGCTAGATGTCAAGGTGTTGGATCACGTTATG AAATGTTGGTGGAAGTATTAAGGAGAGAAAAGGCTGCAAATATAATGCCAGATCTTGATCTTGATCTCTACATGAAG GCAGCAGCACTAGAGGGACAGGAAACTAATATAGTTACAGACTTTATTCTCAAG GTTTTGGGACTCGAAGAATGTGCTGACATTATGGTAGGAGATGAAATGACCAGAGGTATCTCTGGTGGAGAAAAGAAGCGACTCACCACAG GGGAGATGCTGGTTGGACCGGAAAGAGTACTTCTTATGGATGAGATATCAAACGGGCTGGACAGTTCAACAACATTCCAAATAGTGAAATCACTACAACAATACGTCCATATCCTTAACGGAACTGCATTTATCGCTCTACTGCAGCCAGCACCAGAGACTTATGATCTCTTCGATGATATAATTCTCCTCTCGGATGGCTACATTGTGTATCAAGGTCCCCGTGAAAATGTTCTTGAATTCTTTGAGTATATGGGCTTCAAATGTCCAGAGAGGAAAGGAGTTGCTGATTTCCTACAAGAG GTGACATCAAGAAAAGATCAAGAGCAATACTGGGCTCATGTGGATAGGCCTTATACCTTTGTAACAACTAAAGAATTTTCTGAAGCAATGCAGTTATTTCATATTGGTAGGAAACTTGATGATGAGCTTTCTATTCCATTTAACAAGTCTGAAGGCCACCCTGCTGCTTTGTCAACCAAGAAATATGGTGTTAGTAAGAAGGAATTGTTCAAAGCTTGTATGGCCAGACAAATTTTGCTTACGAAGAGGAATTCATTCGTCTACATTTTCAAATTGGTCCAG CTTATTATAGTTGCTGTTACAACAATGTCATTATTTTTCCATACTGTGATGGACCGGAACACAGTAGCAGATGGTGAGATTTATATGGGAGCTTTATTCTATACGCTACTTGCAATTATGCTCAATGGGTTTGCAGAGCTTCATATGACAGTCACCAGACTGCCTGTGTTTTACAAACAAAGGGACCATCTGTTCTATCCTGCTTGGGCATACTCTTTACCCACATGGATGATAAGGATCCCTATAACTTTTGTGGACGTTTTCATCTGGATGATCATTACTTACTACAGTGTAGGTTATGATCCGAGCATTGAAAG GTTTTTCAAACAGTTCATTCTACTGCTGTGTGTTAGCCAGATGGCAAATGGACTGTTTCGATTGATAGGGGCACTAGGAAGGAACATAACTATTTCAAACACATTTGGATTTGGTGCTTTACTTCTCGTTCTTGGTCTGGGTGGCTTTATCCTATCAAAAG ATGATATGAAGAAATGGTGGTTGTGGGGATATTGGCTCTCACCATTCACGTATGGACTGAATGCAATCGCTGTCAATGAATTTCTTGGAAAAAGTTGGAAAGAT GTTCCTGCTAACTCACCAGAAGCATTAGGAGTTATGGTCTTGAAGTATCAAGGCATAGTCCCAGAGGCACGCTTTTACTGGATTGGAGTAGTAGCTTTGATTGGATTTATTCTTCTGTTGAATTTCATTTTCACCTTGGCACTTCAGTATCTTGATC CAATTGAGAAGCCCCAAGCAATACTATCCAATGAGGCATCCTCTACAACAGATAATATCAGAGTTTCAAGCAATCCTACTATGCAGCATGGCATGGTTCTTCCATTTCAACCCCTTTCACTTACTTTCGAGGAAATCAGATATGCTGTTGATATGCCTAAG GAAATGAAAGATCAAAGCAAAACTGAAGATCGGCTAGAACTTCTGAAGAGTGTGAGTGGTGCTTTTAGGCCTGGAGTTCTAACAGCTTTGATGGGTGTTAGTGGCGCTGGAAAAACCACTCTCATGGATGTCTTGGCAGGAAGGAAGACAAGTGGATATATAGAGGGGAGCATCACCTTATCTGGATATGCAAAAAAGCAAGAGACATTTGCTCGCATAGCAGGATACTGTGAGCAAACAGATATACACTCCCCTCATGTCACTGTTTACGAGTCTTTGGTTTACTCTGCATGGCTTCGGTTGCCCCGGGAGGTTGATTCTCCAACCAGAAAT ATGTTTATTGAGGAAATCATGGAGCTTGTAGAAATGACCTCAATAAGTGACAGACTTGTTGGATTCCCAGGGGTGAATGGTCTCTCAACTGAACAACGCAAAAGGCTAACAATTGCAGTAGAGCTTGTTGCTAACCCCTCGATAATATTTATGGATGAGCCGACCTCTGGCCTTGATGCTAGGGCGGCAGCAATTGTAATGAGAACGGTGAGGAATACAGTGGACACAGGTAGAACTGTAGTCTGTACCATCCACCAACCAAGCATTGACATATTTGATGCTTTTGATGAG ATGCTGCTTTTGAAACGGGGAGGTGAAGAAATATATGTTGGTCCTTTAGGTCATCATGCTTATCAGATGATCGAATACTTTCAG GGGATTAGTGGAGTTTCTAAAATAAAGTATGGTTATAATCCGGCAACTTGGATGTTGGAGGTTACTTCTCCAGCACAAGAAGCATCTCTTGGGGTTGATTTTGCCAAAATATACAAGGATTCAGAAATGTTTAG GAAGAATAAGGCATTGATAAAAGAACTAAGTAGTCCTGCACCAGATTCAAAAGACTTGTACTTTCCTACACGATATTCTCAGTCTTTCTTTACCCAGTGTATGGCTTGCCTGTGGAAACAATGTGTATCATACTGGCGACACCCTCAATACACTGCAGTGAGACTAATTTTCACGGCTATGATGGCTGTATTACTTGGATCATTTTTCTGGGATCTTGGCTCCAAAAG AGAAAAGCAAAGAGATCTCTTAAGTGCAATGGGTTCTATGTATGCTGCTGTGCTCTTTATTGGTATACAAAATTCATTATCAGTGCAGCCAGTCGTAGGTGTTGAGAAGTTGGTCTCTTACAGAGAAAGAGCTGCTGGAATGTACTCAGCTTTTCCATTTGCCTTTGGACAG GCTGTCATTGAGATCCCATACGCTTTGATCCAGAGTATCATATATGGGATTATAGTATACTCCATGATTGGATTTGAGTGGACCGTCAGCAAATTCTTTTATTATCTCATGTTCATGTACCTCACCTTCTTATACTTCACCTTCCATGGCATGATGATTGTGGCCATTACTCCCAACAACACCATCTCTGCAGTAGTTTCCTCCGCCTTCTATCCACTATGGAATGTTATTTCAGGATATCTCATACCCAAAACA AGAATTCCTATATGGTGGAGATGGTTCTATTGGGTTAGCCCGACCTCTTGGAGTTTGTATGGATTATTTGGTTCACAGTTTGGAGGCCTTATGGACACACTTGATGATTCTGGGGAAACTATAGATCATTTCACAAGGACATATTTTGGATATAGGAAAGACTTTCTAGGTGTTGTTGTTGCGGTGCTTGTTGGGTTTTCAGCATTCTTTATTTTCATCTTTGCTTTTGCAATCAAGAAACTGAACTTTCAAAAGAGATGA
- the LOC101297243 gene encoding flavonoid 3'-monooxygenase-like, with the protein MGSSQSSNHDKDENLTAILTLLFMVFTLLWYFWIWKKPSRNPLPPLPPGPRGLPLLGYLPFLGADLHLEFTDMARVYGPIYKLKLGTKLCVVISSPELVKQVVRDHDATISDRDPSIAAVICSFGASDIAFGSYGSDWRKLRKVFVSRMMSKTNLDDCYALRREEVHKSISHIYHDKIGIPTDLGRVAFSIAINSTMRMLWGATLQGTDFSEDYRKLVAEMMDLFVKPNISDYFPAVARYDIQGIERQAKKVQYEIDKILSWAIKERMKNGGLQQKQDRKDFLQFLLENNNNNHENGSTSLTMQQLKALLMDIVVGGTDTTATTIEWVMTELMQHPEEMRRVQEELRDIVGLNQLVEEFHLPKLHHLDAVIKETLRLHSVVPLLPRRSKQCTTIGGYQIPKGSTVFLNVLAIHRDSSVWDNPLEFRPQRFLNTDPSNSFDYQGNKFQYLPFGSGRRICTGIPLAERMIIYASASLLHSFDWKLPNEEKLDLSDKFGIVTKKKTPLIAVPTARLSNLELYA; encoded by the exons ATGGGGTCATCACAGTCTAGCAATCATGACAAAGATGAAAACCTTACAGCAATTCTCACACTTTTGTTCATGGTGTTTACTCTGCTCTGGTACTTCTGGATTTGGAAGAAACCGAGCAGAAACCCTTTGCCTCCATTGCCACCAGGACCTCGTGGTCTGCCGCTACTCGGATACCTTCCATTTCTTGGTGCAGATCTTCACCTAGAATTTACTGACATGGCAAGGGTTTATGGTCCAATTTACAAACTCAAACTTGGTACCAAGTTGTGCGTTGTGATCAGCTCACCTGAACTTGTGAAACAAGTGGTTCGTGACCATGACGCAACAATTTCCGACCGTGATCCTTCAATTGCTGCTGTTATCTGCTCATTTGGAGCATCCGACATAGCATTTGGATCGTATGGTTCAGATTGGAGGAAGCTGCGCAAGGTGTTTGTGAGTCGGATGATGAGCAAAACCAACCTTGATGATTGCTATGCTCTGAGAAGGGAGGAGGTGCACAAGTCGATCAGTCATATTTATCATGACAAAATTGGAATCCCCACTGATTTGGGCCGGGTTGCATTTTCCATAGCAATCAACTCAACTATGCGTATGCTTTGGGGTGCTACTCTACAAGGGACTGATTTCAGTGAAGATTATAGGAAATTGGTGGCAGAAATGATGGATCTATTTGTGAAACCAAACATTTCTGACTATTTTCCTGCGGTTGCAAGGTATGACATACAAGGAATTGAGAGGCAAGCAAAGAAGGTTCAATACGAGATTGACAAGATTCTAAGTTGGGCCATAAAAGAACGGATGAAGAATGGGGGATTACAGCAAAAACAGGACAGGAAGGACTTTCTGCAGTTCCTCTTGGAGAACAACAATAATAATCATGAAAATGGTTCGACGTCCCTTACAATGCAACAACTGAAAGCCTTGCTCATG GATATTGTGGTGGGTGGAACGGACACCACAGCAACAACGATAGAATGGGTGATGACAGAACTGATGCAGCACCCAGAAGAAATGAGAAGAGTTCAAGAAGAACTAAGAGACATTGTCGGGTTGAACCAGTTGGTTGAAGAGTTTCATTTGCCGAAATTACATCACTTAGATGCTGTGATCAAGGAGACATTACGCCTGCACTCGGTTGTGCCTCTTCTGCCTCGGCGTTCAAAACAATGTACCACCATTGGTGGCTATCAGATACCAAAAGGTTCGACTGTTTTTCTCAATGTTTTGGCCATACACAGAGATTCAAGTGTCTGGGACAATCCCTTGGAATTTAGACCCCAGAGGTTCCTCAACACGGATCCAAGCAACAGCTTTGATTACCAGGGCAATAAGTTCCAATATCTTCCCTTTGGTTCAGGGAGGAGAATATGTACCGGGATTCCTTTAGCAGAAAGGATGATAATCTATGCCTCGGCTTCACTCTTGCATTCGTTCGATTGGAAATTGCCTAATGAAGAAAAGCTTGACCTTTCAGACAAATTTGGGATTGTGACAAAGAAAAAGACTCCACTTATTGCTGTACCAACAGCCAGGTTATCCAATTTGGAGCTCTATGCTTAA